The proteins below are encoded in one region of Effusibacillus dendaii:
- a CDS encoding YicC/YloC family endoribonuclease, translating to MIKSMTGYGRGESIQQEYRITAEIKAVNHRYAEINIRMPRDLSLFEESVKKLISEQIRRGRVETYITFERLSGGVPEVSVNLPLAREIKSAADRLAAELSIESDLSISQLLQFDGVVEMKEREANEQLAQQVLVAAVAEAVRNLTAMRQREGEQLSADFLQRLDKLAELVKRLTERSPLVVADYRDRLEKRLQEWISGQVGLDESRLATEVTLFAERVSIEEELVRLKSHIGQFQMALQSDEPVGRKLDFLVQEMNREINTVGSKANDLQISQYVVEAKSILEQIREQVQNVE from the coding sequence TTGATTAAAAGCATGACCGGCTATGGTCGCGGCGAATCGATACAGCAAGAGTATCGGATAACAGCTGAAATAAAAGCGGTCAACCACCGGTATGCAGAAATCAATATTCGCATGCCGAGAGATCTTTCTCTTTTTGAAGAATCGGTCAAAAAGTTAATTTCCGAACAAATCCGCCGCGGTCGGGTTGAGACGTACATAACGTTTGAACGATTGTCCGGGGGGGTGCCGGAGGTTTCGGTCAACTTGCCATTGGCACGGGAAATCAAGTCGGCTGCCGATAGATTGGCGGCGGAACTGTCGATTGAGTCGGATTTGTCGATTTCGCAGCTGCTTCAGTTTGACGGTGTAGTCGAAATGAAAGAACGCGAAGCCAACGAACAGCTTGCACAGCAGGTGTTGGTTGCCGCTGTGGCGGAAGCGGTTCGCAACCTGACCGCTATGAGGCAACGGGAGGGGGAGCAGCTGTCGGCCGATTTTTTGCAACGGCTTGACAAACTGGCTGAGCTGGTCAAGAGGTTGACGGAAAGAAGCCCGCTTGTCGTGGCGGATTATCGGGATCGCCTGGAGAAAAGACTGCAGGAATGGATTTCCGGACAGGTGGGGTTGGACGAATCGCGATTGGCTACAGAAGTGACCCTATTTGCAGAGCGTGTCAGCATTGAGGAAGAACTGGTCCGTCTAAAAAGTCACATTGGGCAGTTCCAGATGGCGCTTCAATCGGATGAACCGGTCGGACGCAAACTCGATTTTCTGGTTCAGGAAATGAACCGGGAGATCAATACGGTCGGTTCCAAAGCAAATGATCTGCAGATTTCTCAATATGTAGTGGAAGCCAAAAGCATTCTGGAACAGATTCGGGAACAGGTGCAAAATGTGGAATAA
- the remA gene encoding extracellular matrix/biofilm regulator RemA: protein MSIKLINIGFGNIVSANRIISIVSPESAPIKRIIQEARERGMLIDATYGRRTRAVIITDSDHVILSAVQPETVAHRLVAKDSQQDDEE, encoded by the coding sequence TTGAGCATTAAGCTGATTAATATCGGATTTGGCAATATCGTGTCGGCAAATCGCATTATATCGATCGTTTCCCCAGAGTCGGCGCCTATCAAACGAATTATCCAGGAAGCGCGTGAACGAGGTATGCTGATTGACGCTACATACGGCAGACGGACGCGAGCCGTGATTATTACGGACAGCGATCATGTGATTTTGTCAGCTGTACAGCCGGAGACGGTAGCCCACCGGCTGGTGGCCAAAGACAGTCAGCAAGACGATGAAGAATAG
- a CDS encoding MFS transporter: MMTVDSTSKVSIGALFRNRVIRTILLSVLFLQIGIWVRNYAILLYVMERTNGDPVAVSLISVAEFAPVFLFSFIGGTFADRWRPKRTMVWCDLLSSVSIFVVLLTLVFGSWKAIFFATLVSSVLSQFSQPSGMKLFKLHVSEQLIQLGMSMYQTIFATFMILGPIIGTFIYQRYGINAAVGVMGVAFLLSAAVLLLLPPDHDIEQQEEKTTLWQEMKAGFQYVLGNRSLTLLGGSFAAAGLAFGLTQPLLVFLITERLGLPKELLQWLMAASGIGMILGGGLALGVAKKAAPQKLLVLGLTVSACGFLVMGLSAQLWVTLIAQFICGIFMPCIHIGISTMILQNTEAAFVGRVNGILNPIFTGALVITMSIAGWLKESFSLLAIFEAAAILLAAGIFVILPLLKLPAIQQEQREETQEMVS, encoded by the coding sequence ATGATGACGGTTGACTCGACTTCAAAAGTTTCGATAGGCGCGTTGTTCCGCAATCGGGTAATCCGTACCATCCTGCTGTCGGTGCTTTTTCTGCAGATCGGTATCTGGGTGCGCAATTACGCTATCCTGTTGTATGTCATGGAACGGACGAATGGGGACCCGGTGGCCGTTTCGCTGATTTCCGTGGCTGAATTCGCGCCGGTCTTTTTGTTTTCGTTTATCGGGGGCACGTTCGCCGACCGTTGGCGTCCGAAGCGAACGATGGTTTGGTGTGATTTGCTCAGTTCTGTTTCGATTTTCGTCGTGCTGTTGACCCTCGTGTTTGGCAGTTGGAAAGCGATCTTCTTTGCGACGCTTGTTTCATCCGTCCTGTCACAGTTTTCGCAGCCATCTGGCATGAAATTGTTCAAGCTGCATGTATCGGAACAACTCATCCAGCTAGGAATGTCGATGTATCAGACGATTTTTGCCACGTTTATGATCTTGGGGCCTATCATCGGGACGTTTATCTATCAGCGTTACGGTATCAACGCGGCTGTTGGCGTGATGGGTGTCGCGTTTTTGCTGTCAGCCGCCGTGCTTCTGCTGCTGCCGCCGGACCATGACATCGAGCAGCAGGAAGAGAAAACAACACTTTGGCAAGAAATGAAGGCAGGATTCCAGTATGTGCTGGGCAACCGATCCCTGACCTTGCTTGGAGGCAGTTTTGCCGCGGCGGGATTGGCGTTTGGACTTACGCAACCTCTGCTTGTGTTCCTGATCACCGAACGGCTTGGTTTGCCGAAGGAACTGCTGCAGTGGTTGATGGCGGCAAGTGGAATCGGGATGATCCTGGGCGGAGGGCTGGCGTTAGGGGTGGCTAAAAAGGCAGCTCCACAGAAGCTTCTCGTATTGGGGCTGACCGTCAGCGCCTGCGGTTTTCTGGTGATGGGGTTGTCCGCGCAGTTATGGGTAACGCTCATAGCTCAATTCATATGCGGGATTTTTATGCCGTGCATCCATATCGGGATCAGCACGATGATTTTGCAAAATACGGAGGCTGCATTTGTCGGCCGTGTCAACGGTATTTTAAACCCGATCTTTACGGGGGCGCTGGTCATAACCATGAGTATTGCCGGATGGTTAAAAGAATCGTTCTCACTTCTGGCGATTTTCGAAGCGGCTGCCATCCTGTTAGCGGCCGGGATTTTCGTTATACTGCCACTGCTGAAGCTGCCAGCGATCCAGCAGGAACAGAGGGAAGAAACGCAGGAGATGGTTTCCTAA
- a CDS encoding calcium-translocating P-type ATPase, SERCA-type, translating into MQKTNWHSLGTAECLQLLDTSVNGLTTEEAEQRRLRYGENRLSEGEKVSLLTLFLNQFRDFMVLVLMAATLISGLLGEYTDAITIIAIIIVNGILGFFQEVRAEKSLASLKQLAAPSAHTVRDGKKVTLPAVELVPGDIVFLEGGDRVPADVRLLRCQSFEVEESSLTGESVPTVKTIDPIDDPLAGLGDRRNMSYMGTMATRGKAVGVVTATGMDTEMGMIADLIHSAEDTETPLQRRLEQLGKVLVYVALLITAVVVITGILHGNGIYEMFLAGVSLAVAAIPEGLPAIVTIALALGVQRMIKRKAIVRKLPSVETLGCASVICSDKTGTLTQNMMTVQQVWVSGQFYDVTGNGWDPTGGFQLSGKKTDPLKRLDLRRFLEIAVLCNNAELSLEKPSGKQDSRWQVAGDPTEGALLVMAAKANISPGTLAETEVRIDELPFDSNRKMMSILTQNRTGEYHLLVKGAPDVLLDRCSHILVDSKVIPLTSSLKKAVTQANLTMAAGALRNLGIAFRQVNDLTEMQLPDPERRLVFVGLAGMIDPPRPEVYEAIATCKRAGIRTVMITGDHQVTAEAIARQIGILPPNGLVVNGAQLEAMTDRELSERVQDIYVYARVSPEHKLRIVKALQKNGHVVAMTGDGVNDAPAIKAADIGISMGRTGTDVAKEASALILSDDNFATIVAAIEEGRSIYDNIRKFIRYLLASNVGEILVMFFAMLAGLPLPLLPIQILWVNLVTDGLPAIALGIDPAEKNIMDKRPRNIKESIFASGLGWKILTRGTLIGIVTLAVFWFTYASQPDQLVRAQTMAFATLVMAQLIQVFDCRSVEGGIFSRNIMENPWLIGAVGLSTMLLLAVIYIEPLQPIFKTVPLHVIDWIIVLVAAGIPTFSLAARRTANRLTKRSRVSFNR; encoded by the coding sequence GTGCAAAAGACCAACTGGCATTCACTTGGCACGGCGGAATGTTTGCAGTTGCTGGACACATCCGTGAATGGCCTGACTACAGAAGAAGCGGAGCAACGACGACTTCGGTATGGGGAAAACCGTTTGTCTGAGGGGGAAAAGGTATCCTTGCTGACCCTCTTTTTAAACCAGTTCCGGGATTTTATGGTACTGGTTTTGATGGCAGCAACACTGATTTCCGGATTGCTCGGTGAATATACGGACGCAATCACTATCATTGCGATTATCATCGTAAATGGAATTCTTGGTTTCTTTCAAGAAGTGCGGGCAGAAAAATCACTGGCCTCGCTGAAGCAGTTGGCAGCTCCCTCCGCCCATACCGTTCGGGACGGGAAAAAAGTGACATTGCCGGCAGTTGAGTTGGTGCCGGGCGACATTGTTTTTTTGGAAGGGGGAGACCGTGTTCCGGCTGACGTACGGCTGCTTCGCTGTCAGTCATTTGAGGTGGAAGAATCTTCTTTAACAGGCGAATCGGTTCCCACTGTCAAAACGATTGATCCGATCGATGATCCGCTCGCCGGATTAGGCGATCGCCGCAACATGTCGTACATGGGCACGATGGCGACGAGAGGCAAAGCAGTCGGGGTTGTAACCGCAACAGGCATGGATACGGAAATGGGCATGATCGCCGATCTGATCCATTCTGCCGAAGATACGGAGACACCACTGCAGCGTCGGCTGGAACAACTCGGCAAAGTGCTGGTCTACGTCGCGCTGTTGATTACAGCGGTCGTGGTGATAACAGGTATTCTGCACGGAAACGGCATCTATGAAATGTTTTTGGCGGGCGTTTCCCTGGCGGTTGCGGCGATTCCGGAAGGACTGCCGGCGATTGTCACCATTGCGCTCGCGCTTGGCGTGCAAAGGATGATCAAACGGAAGGCGATTGTCCGCAAATTGCCGTCTGTCGAAACGTTGGGGTGCGCCTCTGTCATTTGTTCCGATAAAACGGGCACCTTGACGCAAAACATGATGACCGTGCAGCAGGTCTGGGTGAGTGGGCAGTTTTATGATGTAACGGGAAACGGCTGGGATCCGACCGGGGGATTTCAGTTATCCGGCAAAAAAACCGACCCGCTCAAACGGCTTGACCTCCGTCGTTTCTTGGAAATCGCAGTCCTTTGCAACAATGCCGAACTGTCGCTGGAGAAACCGTCCGGCAAACAGGACAGCCGCTGGCAGGTGGCGGGAGATCCGACAGAAGGCGCATTGCTCGTAATGGCCGCGAAAGCAAATATTTCACCGGGTACGTTGGCGGAAACGGAAGTCCGGATCGATGAACTTCCGTTTGATTCGAACCGGAAGATGATGTCGATTTTGACGCAAAATCGGACAGGTGAATACCATCTGCTTGTGAAGGGGGCGCCGGATGTACTGCTTGACCGCTGCTCCCATATTTTGGTGGATAGCAAGGTGATTCCGTTAACCAGTTCGCTGAAAAAAGCGGTCACGCAGGCAAACCTGACGATGGCGGCAGGCGCTTTGCGCAATTTGGGAATTGCGTTTCGACAAGTAAACGATTTAACGGAAATGCAGTTGCCTGATCCGGAAAGACGGCTTGTGTTTGTTGGGCTTGCGGGAATGATTGACCCGCCGCGCCCGGAAGTGTATGAGGCGATAGCAACGTGTAAACGGGCTGGCATCAGAACGGTTATGATTACAGGCGATCATCAGGTTACGGCAGAGGCGATCGCCAGACAGATCGGAATTTTGCCGCCAAATGGGTTGGTGGTGAACGGCGCCCAACTGGAAGCGATGACAGATCGTGAATTATCAGAGAGAGTTCAGGACATTTACGTGTATGCGCGCGTTTCGCCGGAACATAAACTGCGAATTGTCAAAGCCCTGCAGAAAAACGGACACGTGGTGGCCATGACGGGGGACGGTGTGAACGATGCTCCCGCCATCAAGGCGGCCGATATCGGCATCTCCATGGGGCGCACCGGAACGGATGTGGCAAAAGAGGCGTCTGCGTTGATCTTGTCAGACGATAATTTTGCCACGATTGTGGCGGCCATTGAAGAAGGACGCAGCATATACGATAATATTCGCAAATTTATCCGCTACCTGTTGGCCTCCAATGTGGGCGAAATTTTGGTGATGTTTTTTGCGATGTTGGCAGGGCTGCCGCTGCCGCTGCTGCCGATCCAGATTTTGTGGGTGAATCTGGTGACAGACGGCTTGCCTGCCATTGCGCTCGGCATCGATCCGGCTGAGAAGAACATCATGGATAAGCGTCCGCGAAACATTAAGGAAAGCATATTTGCAAGCGGATTGGGTTGGAAAATTTTGACTCGCGGAACACTGATCGGGATCGTGACGTTGGCTGTTTTCTGGTTTACGTACGCCAGCCAGCCGGATCAGTTGGTGAGGGCGCAAACAATGGCGTTTGCCACGCTGGTGATGGCACAGCTCATTCAGGTGTTTGACTGCCGGAGCGTAGAGGGAGGCATTTTCTCCCGCAATATCATGGAAAATCCCTGGTTGATTGGAGCCGTGGGGCTATCTACAATGCTTTTGCTCGCGGTCATTTATATTGAACCGCTGCAGCCGATTTTTAAAACGGTTCCCTTACATGTAATAGATTGGATTATCGTACTCGTAGCGGCTGGTATTCCGACTTTCTCGCTGGCGGCCAGACGCACGGCCAACCGATTGACAAAACGGTCGAGGGTTTCATTCAATCGATAG
- a CDS encoding alpha/beta fold hydrolase, with amino-acid sequence MIEERFLWDVGKQCRPDPGTELFYRSCIPLRPRLILIMVHGAGQHSGQFFDSGMYCLQHGIAFYALDLRGFGKSSGKRGYVRSFLEYLNDLDQFIEHIRRNHPADPVFFAGAQSWGDNRYTLWPRTPTLYTGSDFVSTGFKVAFTYSKFTQSCSSFPVLGNTFDLYKWSPIVATIPRFKSIFNGNLSPKPDPLSTHEYSVCWYTELIVNGHQKIKNIFRFLV; translated from the coding sequence ATGATCGAGGAACGTTTTCTTTGGGATGTCGGCAAACAATGTCGTCCTGATCCTGGTACAGAGCTTTTTTATCGTTCATGCATCCCATTAAGACCACGGCTCATTCTGATAATGGTTCACGGAGCAGGTCAGCATTCCGGGCAGTTTTTTGACTCGGGGATGTATTGCTTACAGCATGGGATCGCTTTCTACGCACTCGACCTTCGAGGATTTGGTAAGTCTTCGGGAAAGCGCGGATATGTGCGTTCGTTTTTGGAATATCTAAATGATCTGGATCAGTTTATCGAACACATAAGAAGGAACCATCCTGCAGATCCGGTTTTTTTTGCTGGGGCACAGTCTTGGGGGGACAATCGTTATACGTTATGGCCAAGAACGCCAACACTGTATACAGGGAGCGATTTTGTCAGCACCGGCTTTAAAGTTGCGTTTACGTATTCCAAATTCACTCAATCATGCAGCTCATTTCCTGTCTTGGGTAACACCTTCGACTTATACAAGTGGAGTCCTATTGTTGCAACGATTCCCCGTTTTAAATCCATCTTTAACGGTAATCTATCCCCAAAACCGGATCCGTTATCCACACATGAATATTCCGTTTGCTGGTACACTGAACTGATTGTTAACGGTCATCAGAAGATAAAAAATATCTTCCGATTCCTGGTGTGA
- a CDS encoding RNA-guided endonuclease InsQ/TnpB family protein: MLRSHKIALQPNNKQSTYFAKACGVARFAFNWGLAEWKRQYEAGEKPTEASLRRQLNSIKRDQFPWMLEVTKNAPQMAIIHLGQAFRNFFSGRAKYPTFKKKGVHDSFTLTNDQFAVSGKRIRIPNLGWVRMREALRFSGKIMSATISRKAGKWFVSITVDTEDVPPMSESQAIVGVDLGINRLATLSDGTMVTGAKPHKTLLKRLRRLSRSLSRKQKGSKNRAKAKQKLAKLHVRIANIRHDELHKLTTNLASQYGVIVIEDLNVKGMMTNHRLARAVGDMGFHEFRRQLEYKTAMRGGRVIVADRWFASSKACSDCGTKEEDMPLSIREWTCPECGIHHDRDLNAARNLMKLAVSSTATACGESVRPANTGAASTKQEFNVKATYV, from the coding sequence ATGCTGAGAAGCCATAAGATTGCGCTTCAACCGAATAACAAGCAGTCCACCTACTTTGCAAAAGCGTGTGGTGTGGCTCGCTTTGCCTTCAATTGGGGCTTGGCAGAATGGAAGCGACAGTATGAAGCAGGTGAAAAGCCGACAGAAGCGTCACTTCGCCGTCAACTGAACTCGATTAAAAGAGATCAGTTTCCGTGGATGCTCGAAGTGACGAAAAACGCCCCGCAAATGGCAATCATCCATTTGGGGCAGGCGTTCAGGAACTTTTTTTCTGGTCGCGCGAAGTATCCCACATTCAAAAAGAAAGGCGTCCATGACAGTTTCACACTGACCAACGATCAGTTTGCGGTCAGTGGCAAGCGAATCCGCATCCCGAATCTTGGTTGGGTACGGATGCGGGAAGCGTTGAGGTTTTCCGGCAAAATCATGTCCGCCACCATTTCGCGTAAGGCGGGCAAGTGGTTTGTCAGTATTACGGTAGACACCGAAGACGTACCGCCGATGAGCGAAAGCCAAGCCATCGTCGGTGTGGATTTGGGAATCAATCGTCTTGCCACCTTGTCGGACGGGACGATGGTGACAGGCGCGAAGCCGCATAAGACTCTTTTGAAACGGTTGCGCCGTCTGTCCCGCTCTCTATCGCGTAAGCAAAAAGGTTCAAAGAACAGAGCGAAGGCGAAACAGAAATTAGCGAAGCTCCACGTGCGGATCGCCAACATTCGCCATGATGAGTTGCACAAGCTGACGACCAACCTGGCGAGCCAATATGGCGTGATCGTGATCGAGGACCTAAACGTCAAAGGTATGATGACGAATCATCGCTTGGCGCGAGCGGTTGGCGACATGGGTTTTCATGAATTTCGCAGGCAGTTGGAGTATAAGACGGCGATGCGAGGCGGACGGGTGATTGTCGCAGACAGGTGGTTTGCATCGAGCAAGGCATGCTCAGATTGTGGCACAAAGGAAGAGGACATGCCACTGTCGATACGCGAGTGGACATGCCCTGAGTGCGGAATCCATCATGATCGAGACTTGAATGCTGCAAGGAATCTGATGAAATTGGCCGTGAGTTCCACGGCGACAGCCTGTGGAGAGAGCGTAAGACCTGCTAACACAGGGGCAGCCTCAACGAAGCAGGAATTCAACGTCAAAGCTACCTATGTGTAG
- the gmk gene encoding guanylate kinase encodes MIQKGLLVVLSGPSGAGKGTVCKALLPTMSSLGYSVSCTTRQPREGEQEGVNYFFKSREQFEEMIQQDELLEWAEVYGNYYGTPLRYVEEQLAAGYNVLLEIDIQGALQVKKKYPNGVFIFLIPPSLQELKQRILGRGTETEESFKVRFGSAADEMKHINDYDYVVVNDQVDDAVDRVRSIVIAELCSVKRNREYYNNLIQEGQTDAVSFN; translated from the coding sequence ATGATACAGAAAGGGCTGCTTGTTGTATTGTCCGGTCCGTCCGGGGCGGGGAAAGGGACGGTGTGCAAAGCGCTTTTGCCTACCATGTCAAGCCTTGGATATTCTGTTTCCTGCACGACCCGGCAACCGCGGGAGGGAGAGCAGGAGGGCGTCAATTATTTTTTTAAATCGAGAGAGCAATTTGAAGAGATGATTCAACAGGATGAACTCCTGGAGTGGGCTGAGGTTTACGGCAATTATTACGGAACTCCGCTTCGTTATGTGGAAGAACAGTTGGCGGCAGGTTATAACGTCCTGCTGGAAATTGATATTCAGGGTGCCTTGCAGGTCAAGAAAAAATATCCGAACGGGGTGTTTATTTTCCTGATCCCGCCATCATTGCAGGAACTGAAGCAACGCATTCTCGGACGGGGCACGGAAACGGAAGAATCGTTTAAAGTCCGCTTCGGATCGGCTGCGGACGAAATGAAACATATCAATGATTATGATTATGTGGTGGTAAACGACCAGGTCGACGACGCGGTGGACCGCGTACGATCGATTGTGATCGCGGAGTTATGTTCCGTAAAAAGGAACCGGGAATATTACAACAATTTGATTCAGGAGGGACAAACAGATGCTGTATCCTTCAATTGA
- a CDS encoding IS607 family transposase, with amino-acid sequence MDRLVTIGEASKVLGVSITTLRRWEKEGRLQPDEITPGGHRRYDLVKLRPELFRLQRSDRTTVAYARVSSHDQKEDLERQKQVLEMYCASQGWTFEVVSDLGSGMNYHKKGLKRLLHAILQDEVGRLVITHKDRLLRFGAELVFAICEAKEVEVVILNQGEDTTFEEDLAKDVLEIITVFSARLYGSRSRKNQKLIEGMKRVVEDAEKP; translated from the coding sequence ATGGACAGATTAGTAACGATAGGCGAAGCTTCAAAGGTGTTGGGAGTATCGATTACAACACTCCGGCGATGGGAAAAAGAAGGCCGTTTGCAACCGGATGAAATTACCCCCGGCGGCCATCGGCGATACGATCTTGTGAAACTGCGGCCTGAATTGTTCCGGCTTCAGCGCAGCGACAGAACAACCGTGGCCTATGCCAGAGTATCAAGCCACGATCAGAAAGAGGATTTGGAGCGACAGAAACAAGTCCTTGAAATGTACTGCGCTTCGCAAGGGTGGACGTTTGAAGTGGTTTCTGACCTTGGATCGGGAATGAACTACCACAAAAAAGGTTTGAAACGCCTCTTACACGCCATCTTGCAGGACGAAGTAGGCAGACTGGTCATCACACACAAAGATCGCCTCCTTCGTTTTGGTGCGGAGCTGGTCTTCGCCATTTGTGAGGCGAAAGAGGTGGAAGTGGTGATTCTCAACCAGGGCGAAGACACTACGTTTGAAGAAGATCTTGCCAAGGATGTTTTGGAGATTATCACGGTGTTTTCTGCACGGCTCTACGGTTCGCGTTCACGCAAGAACCAGAAGCTCATAGAAGGGATGAAGCGGGTGGTTGAGGATGCTGAGAAGCCATAA
- the ppnP gene encoding pyrimidine/purine nucleoside phosphorylase — protein sequence MSQFTNVSVVKQANIYFDGKVTSRTVLFADGTKKTLGIMLPGEYEFGTAEKEIMEVLAGKVDILLPGESEWRSFDGSGSFEVPANSKFKLNVHSVFDYCCSYVAE from the coding sequence ATGTCACAATTTACGAACGTGTCGGTAGTCAAACAGGCAAACATTTATTTTGATGGAAAAGTGACCAGCCGGACGGTGCTTTTTGCGGATGGCACCAAGAAAACGCTCGGCATCATGCTGCCGGGTGAATATGAGTTCGGTACGGCCGAGAAAGAAATTATGGAAGTATTGGCGGGAAAAGTGGATATTTTGTTGCCGGGAGAGTCGGAGTGGAGATCGTTTGACGGGTCCGGTTCGTTTGAAGTACCGGCCAATTCGAAGTTCAAACTGAATGTGCACAGCGTGTTTGATTACTGTTGCTCCTACGTGGCAGAATAA
- the rpoZ gene encoding DNA-directed RNA polymerase subunit omega, which produces MLYPSIDELMDKADSKYFLVVAAAKRARRLLTGAEPLVHVPTNKEVTIALNEIYQEKVRFVRTKDGMK; this is translated from the coding sequence ATGCTGTATCCTTCAATTGACGAACTGATGGACAAAGCGGACAGCAAGTATTTCTTGGTAGTGGCGGCAGCCAAACGGGCGCGCCGACTGCTGACTGGCGCTGAGCCCTTGGTGCATGTGCCGACAAATAAAGAAGTGACAATTGCCTTGAATGAAATTTACCAGGAAAAAGTCCGGTTTGTTCGTACGAAAGACGGGATGAAGTAA